One window of Equus asinus isolate D_3611 breed Donkey chromosome 7, EquAss-T2T_v2, whole genome shotgun sequence genomic DNA carries:
- the ACTR10 gene encoding actin-related protein 10 isoform X2, with translation MPLYEGLGSGGEKTAVVIDLGEAFTKCGFAGETGPRCIIPSVIKKAGVPKPIKVVQYNINTEELYSYLKEFIHILYFRHLLVNPRDRRVVVIESVLCPSHFRETLTRVLFKYFEVPSVLLAPSHLMALLTLGINSAMVLDCGYRESLVLPIYEGIPVLNCWGALPLGGKALHKELETQLLEQCTVDTGAAKEQSLPSVLGSIPEGVLEDIKEVITCILRLMMSVFQRPSPPPNVDYPLDGEKILHVLGSIRDSIVEILFEQDNEEKSVATLILDSLMQCPIDTRKQLAENLVVIGGTSMLPGFLHRLLAEIRYLVEKPKYKKALGTKTFRIHTPPAKANCVAWLGGAIFGALQDILGSRSVSKEYYNQTGRIPDWCSLNNPPLEMMFDVGKTQPPLMKRAFSTEK, from the exons ATGCCGCTGTACGAGGGCCTGGGGAGCGGCGGCGAGAAAACGGCGGTCGTGATAGACCTGGGGGAGGCCTTTACCAA gTGTGGATTTGCTGGAGAAACTGGTCCAAGATGCATAATTCCTAGTGTGATAAAAAAAGCTGGCGTGCCTaag cctATCAAAGTTGTTCAATATAATATCAATACAGAAGAATTGTATTCCTACCTAAAGGAATTCATCCACATACTGTATTTCAG GCATCTGTTGGTGAATCCCAGAGACCGCCGAGTTGTGGTTATCGAGTCGGTATTATGTCCTTCCCACTTCAGAGAGACACTCACTCGTGTTCTTTTCAAGTATTTTGAG GTTCCGTCTGTCTTGCTTGCTCCGAGTCACCTAATGGCTCTCCTGACGCTTGGAATAAACTCTGCCATGGTCCTGGATTGCGGATATAGGGAAAGCCTGGTGTTACCT ATATATGAAGGAATCCCAGTACTAAATTGTTGGGGAGCCCTGCCCCTAGGAGGAAAAGCTCTTCACAA GGAGTTGGAAACTCAGCTATTGGAACAATGTACTGTTGACACAGGTGCTGCTAAAGAGCAGAGCCTTCCCTCTGTGCTGG gTTCAATTCCAGAGGGTGTCTTAGAGGACATTAAAG AGGTTATAACCTGTATACTTAGGCTTATGATGTCTGTATTTCAGCGTCCCTCACCACCTCCAAATGTTGACTACCCATTAGATGGAGAGAAGATTTTGCATGTCCTTGGATCAATCAG AGATTCTATTGTGGAAATTCTTTTTGAACAAGATAATGAAGAGAAATCAGTTGCCACTTTAATACTGGATTCCCTTATGCAG TGCCCGATAGACACCAGGAAGCAGCTAGCAGAGAATTTGGTAGTCATAGGTGGCACATCTATGTTGCCAGGATTTCTCCACAGATTGCTTGCAGAAATAAGGTATTTGGTagaaaaaccaaaatataaaaaagcacTTGGTACCAAGACGTTCCGAATTCACACTCCACCTGCAAAGGCTAATTGTGTGGCCTGGTTGGGAG GAGCTATTTTTGGAGCACTGCAGGACATACTTGGGAGCCGTTCAGTCTCAAAGGAATATTATAATCAGACAGGCCGTATACCTGATTGGTGTTCTCTTAATAATCCACCTTTGGAAATGATGTTTGATGTCGGGAAAACTCAACCACCTTTGATGAAGAGAGCATTTTCCACTGAGAAATAA
- the ACTR10 gene encoding actin-related protein 10 isoform X1, whose amino-acid sequence MPLYEGLGSGGEKTAVVIDLGEAFTKCGFAGETGPRCIIPSVIKKAGVPKPIKVVQYNINTEELYSYLKEFIHILYFRHLLVNPRDRRVVVIESVLCPSHFRETLTRVLFKYFEVPSVLLAPSHLMALLTLGINSAMVLDCGYRESLVLPIYEGIPVLNCWGALPLGGKALHKELETQLLEQCTVDTGAAKEQSLPSVLGSIPEGVLEDIKVRTCFVSDLKRGLKIQAAKFNIEGNTERPSPPPNVDYPLDGEKILHVLGSIRDSIVEILFEQDNEEKSVATLILDSLMQCPIDTRKQLAENLVVIGGTSMLPGFLHRLLAEIRYLVEKPKYKKALGTKTFRIHTPPAKANCVAWLGGAIFGALQDILGSRSVSKEYYNQTGRIPDWCSLNNPPLEMMFDVGKTQPPLMKRAFSTEK is encoded by the exons ATGCCGCTGTACGAGGGCCTGGGGAGCGGCGGCGAGAAAACGGCGGTCGTGATAGACCTGGGGGAGGCCTTTACCAA gTGTGGATTTGCTGGAGAAACTGGTCCAAGATGCATAATTCCTAGTGTGATAAAAAAAGCTGGCGTGCCTaag cctATCAAAGTTGTTCAATATAATATCAATACAGAAGAATTGTATTCCTACCTAAAGGAATTCATCCACATACTGTATTTCAG GCATCTGTTGGTGAATCCCAGAGACCGCCGAGTTGTGGTTATCGAGTCGGTATTATGTCCTTCCCACTTCAGAGAGACACTCACTCGTGTTCTTTTCAAGTATTTTGAG GTTCCGTCTGTCTTGCTTGCTCCGAGTCACCTAATGGCTCTCCTGACGCTTGGAATAAACTCTGCCATGGTCCTGGATTGCGGATATAGGGAAAGCCTGGTGTTACCT ATATATGAAGGAATCCCAGTACTAAATTGTTGGGGAGCCCTGCCCCTAGGAGGAAAAGCTCTTCACAA GGAGTTGGAAACTCAGCTATTGGAACAATGTACTGTTGACACAGGTGCTGCTAAAGAGCAGAGCCTTCCCTCTGTGCTGG gTTCAATTCCAGAGGGTGTCTTAGAGGACATTAAAG tgCGCACTTGCTTCGTAAGTGATCTGAAGCGTGGACTAAAAATCCAAGCAGCAAAATTTAATATTGAAGGGAATACTgag CGTCCCTCACCACCTCCAAATGTTGACTACCCATTAGATGGAGAGAAGATTTTGCATGTCCTTGGATCAATCAG AGATTCTATTGTGGAAATTCTTTTTGAACAAGATAATGAAGAGAAATCAGTTGCCACTTTAATACTGGATTCCCTTATGCAG TGCCCGATAGACACCAGGAAGCAGCTAGCAGAGAATTTGGTAGTCATAGGTGGCACATCTATGTTGCCAGGATTTCTCCACAGATTGCTTGCAGAAATAAGGTATTTGGTagaaaaaccaaaatataaaaaagcacTTGGTACCAAGACGTTCCGAATTCACACTCCACCTGCAAAGGCTAATTGTGTGGCCTGGTTGGGAG GAGCTATTTTTGGAGCACTGCAGGACATACTTGGGAGCCGTTCAGTCTCAAAGGAATATTATAATCAGACAGGCCGTATACCTGATTGGTGTTCTCTTAATAATCCACCTTTGGAAATGATGTTTGATGTCGGGAAAACTCAACCACCTTTGATGAAGAGAGCATTTTCCACTGAGAAATAA